The Pyrodictium delaneyi genome contains a region encoding:
- a CDS encoding DUF1156 domain-containing protein: MEPLIAHYYPTKEAGEESQRERGTRIPPPLFYLHLWWARRPLAASRATVAALAVDTNKPPDKRFVEELLQAIKLVPGLPRPAYNYSPDREWIARHSRVKEATLLDPFAGGGSIPLEALRLGFKKVVAVEYNPVAYIILKATLEYPLRYGKKLVKDVEYWAKWLVENVRRELAPYYPPHPKGRPTNYIWVRVYTCPDGKKVPSLSNPILSKDNKIALKLEGFDEEGNPILRVVNVNDVSKAKEQYATIRRKKLRCPTATLDSKELQRQYQEAMKQWEEEGRYGYHPAVLAAVKLEDGSYAEPTQEMIEAYRKAEQYLREHWDELLAEDLIPAEQIPEGEKTREVLLRGIDKFYKLFNARQLLVHAIVVKYIREAYQEMLNKGYDEDYAKAVVTYLALGHGKLLDYSSTMTMWHIKGVIGHTFARHAYTFGNDFAEGDIIPGNKQGDLLSWVFFSNTGIVKALERIVGLLEGASGEVEVVLGDAADPATYAGVDGIDFVVADPPYYDNVQYGELSDFFYVWFKRSLGELYPEAFVWDTVPKDSEIVVNRARGRDGAWFESRLRAVFELVREQGAGRLAVMYAHRSSEGLYAMFGALLGAGWKPVGVWGVAAEQPRSQHIVGKAAARSMLVIGAVPRSGGSGCFWDARLQRRVEEAVEAAVRETLGLGLGLVDAVLAGVGAAFRVAGECWPLQRLEGGVVGVREVVDLASRVASRAVTREVLRAEIDPLSTMYFLARVVYGEPEYDELRRLGYAAGLSHEVFIERFTKGSRTSRGRKVYPLKRLDEIDAVLRPGSLVEALAVAVRRFLVAGVEEALEALREAGYGLDTAVCRYVEALMADSEGGEKKALQGIYAACVQRGLAGGRGGRGPGEGSGGQRTLVEFLGRR, encoded by the coding sequence TTGGAGCCGCTCATAGCACACTACTACCCAACCAAAGAAGCCGGAGAAGAGTCACAAAGAGAACGAGGGACAAGAATACCGCCACCGCTCTTCTATCTCCATCTCTGGTGGGCGCGCCGCCCCCTAGCAGCAAGTCGCGCCACAGTCGCAGCCCTCGCAGTAGACACCAACAAGCCACCCGACAAGAGGTTCGTAGAAGAGCTCCTCCAAGCCATCAAGCTCGTGCCAGGGCTCCCCCGGCCAGCGTACAACTACAGCCCGGACCGGGAATGGATAGCCAGGCACAGCCGCGTAAAGGAGGCCACGCTCCTAGACCCCTTCGCCGGGGGCGGTAGCATCCCCCTCGAAGCCCTCCGCCTAGGATTCAAGAAGGTAGTGGCAGTCGAGTACAACCCCGTAGCCTACATCATACTCAAAGCAACCCTCGAGTACCCCCTCCGCTACGGCAAGAAGCTGGTAAAAGACGTAGAGTACTGGGCCAAGTGGCTAGTAGAGAACGTCCGCCGCGAGCTAGCCCCCTACTACCCACCACACCCCAAGGGACGACCCACAAACTACATCTGGGTAAGAGTCTACACATGCCCCGACGGCAAAAAGGTACCAAGCCTCAGCAACCCCATACTCTCAAAAGACAACAAGATAGCGCTAAAGCTGGAAGGCTTCGACGAGGAAGGCAACCCAATACTAAGGGTAGTAAATGTAAACGATGTAAGTAAGGCTAAGGAGCAGTACGCCACTATACGCCGCAAGAAGCTACGCTGCCCCACAGCCACCCTCGACTCCAAGGAGCTCCAACGCCAGTACCAAGAAGCCATGAAGCAGTGGGAGGAAGAAGGACGCTACGGCTACCACCCAGCAGTCCTAGCAGCCGTCAAGCTAGAAGACGGCAGCTACGCAGAGCCCACACAAGAGATGATAGAAGCATATCGAAAAGCTGAACAGTACCTTCGAGAGCACTGGGACGAGCTGTTAGCGGAAGACCTCATCCCGGCAGAGCAGATTCCCGAGGGCGAGAAGACCCGCGAAGTACTACTACGCGGCATAGACAAGTTCTACAAACTCTTCAATGCACGCCAGCTGCTAGTCCATGCGATAGTAGTGAAGTACATTAGAGAAGCCTACCAAGAAATGCTGAACAAGGGCTACGACGAGGACTATGCAAAGGCGGTTGTAACCTATCTTGCTCTCGGTCACGGTAAGCTTTTAGACTATAGCTCTACTATGACCATGTGGCATATTAAAGGAGTAATAGGTCACACATTTGCTCGTCATGCGTACACATTTGGTAACGACTTTGCCGAAGGCGACATTATTCCTGGCAATAAGCAGGGGGATCTACTGAGCTGGGTGTTCTTTAGCAATACGGGTATCGTGAAGGCTTTGGAGCGTATTGTTGGCCTCCTCGAGGGTGCTAGCGGTGAGGTTGAGGTTGTTCTTGGTGATGCTGCTGATCCTGCTACCTATGCTGGAGTCGATGGTATAGACTTTGTTGTTGCTGATCCGCCGTATTACGATAATGTGCAGTATGGTGAGCTTAGTGACTTCTTCTATGTCTGGTTTAAGCGTAGCCTTGGCGAGTTGTATCCGGAGGCGTTTGTCTGGGATACTGTGCCTAAGGATTCTGAGATTGTTGTTAACCGTGCTCGTGGGAGGGATGGGGCGTGGTTTGAGTCGAGGCTTCGGGCGGTGTTTGAGCTTGTGAGGGAGCAGGGTGCTGGGAGGCTTGCTGTGATGTATGCTCACCGGAGCAGTGAGGGCCTCTACGCGATGTTTGGGGCGCTTCTTGGGGCTGGCTGGAAGCCTGTTGGCGTGTGGGGCGTTGCTGCGGAGCAGCCTCGTAGCCAGCATATTGTGGGCAAGGCTGCTGCCCGGAGCATGCTTGTCATAGGCGCTGTGCCCCGTAGTGGCGGCTCTGGGTGTTTCTGGGATGCGCGGCTGCAGCGCCGTGTCGAAGAGGCCGTTGAGGCCGCTGTGAGGGAGACGCTAGGGCTCGGGCTTGGCCTTGTCGACGCGGTCTTGGCTGGTGTTGGTGCCGCGTTTCGTGTTGCTGGGGAGTGCTGGCCTCTCCAGAGGCTCGAGGGCGGCGTGGTCGGTGTCAGGGAGGTGGTTGACCTTGCTAGCCGTGTTGCGAGCCGTGCTGTGACCCGGGAGGTGCTGCGGGCTGAGATCGACCCATTGTCGACCATGTACTTCCTCGCCAGGGTCGTGTACGGCGAGCCGGAGTACGACGAGCTTAGGCGGCTGGGCTATGCTGCTGGGCTGAGCCACGAGGTGTTCATAGAGAGGTTCACCAAGGGATCGAGGACGAGCCGTGGCCGGAAGGTGTACCCGCTGAAGAGGCTCGACGAGATAGACGCTGTGCTGAGGCCGGGCTCGCTGGTGGAGGCTCTGGCTGTCGCCGTGCGGAGGTTCCTCGTGGCTGGCGTGGAGGAGGCTTTGGAGGCGCTGCGTGAGGCCGGCTATGGGCTCGACACGGCTGTGTGCCGGTACGTGGAGGCGCTTATGGCTGACAGCGAGGGCGGCGAGAAGAAGGCGCTTCAGGGTATCTACGCGGCCTGTGTGCAGCGTGGCCTGGCCGGCGGCCGCGGCGGCAGAGGCCCGGGCGAGGGCTCCGGCGGCCAGCGCACGCTCGTCGAGTTCCTGGGCAGAAGGTAG
- a CDS encoding DUF499 domain-containing protein has product MAGGRAGWVPFEEIREGHITDSSFVVQLWYVHRGCPGGGWSCVDERYRDPVKFFDRTYFSEGLRQVLGNVVRRLVYGGEGNAVVLLHTGFGGGKSHTLLSIYHVARGLGEAARSRRLREFLHEVGVEPGEAGFRSAVAVFDGAAVDPVRLRDVYGAPNAWVFILEELVRSAGASELARRVARYRRAAPGSEEIGEILARLEGAGVRPVILIDEIAMYLRNLEVRGDEEARREAEGLRIFLHNLAVAVSNSRYAVLAIATPQQYEGESQQVIATLSDVKRVAMPTSIVGRGDAAAVLRAALLEEVDEAAAAAVAEKYARLYEGERDRFPVDASMPEYRRRMASSYPFHPFLVDVLYGELAEVPGFQGTRDILRIVAWALYWRSRGGDTYDMLVLGDLDATRREILDELLTRNELLKKLRNAVSYDVEVIEEIDEKLAREGLPRVASLTYSAVLVRSAAGKPSRPEEVALGAVTPVRGVTVQLVQHMLESELLRKTAHLHRIDRGGETLYMVKSRANIYMLVHRIAGEILARSRDRVLERLRREIGKIAKPTAECRIVVWPRHPGQVEDTPRIKLVLLDPEEPAVAAGGGRLLGLLERFTMYSQAGAGAAYRKHRNTVLYLVPDMRLYQQLLQSIARLMAVERLMQPEQKQYYGLEKADEDELNRMRNELLDEIASDTAALYATLYYPLEARPDGSVVFDKAELDPSKIRGSGLWQTVREKLREIGKLATDVPEEYVLTEILAKRYNALRRPLGVDEIASAFTEDPSSVLLIDPEKVVREKLASLVERGRLVALTPSGPVCMKRPALASKDVRFAPCSSPEARQSCVVETGDEGLECRPKPPQDCRSPVWDTETRTWKCTEQAEPGEETGETEETGREIGRAVAEPPRQPARPWTLSYRGINPYQLREELLKTDRLEEPVEAISLRLVLSGGVDQQLVSGLKILLQAVKDMASRGSGYSLNARAVVRSESRVSSVTIDAETASIEQLYRILDVARSLGGIAEVRLDIDLRRREGKPLLLRDVADALNRRMLAKYPGLQLEDVYIELSRG; this is encoded by the coding sequence TTGGCTGGTGGGCGTGCTGGCTGGGTCCCGTTTGAGGAGATCCGGGAGGGGCATATCACGGATAGTAGCTTCGTGGTGCAGCTCTGGTATGTGCACCGTGGCTGCCCGGGTGGCGGCTGGAGCTGCGTTGATGAGCGCTACCGTGACCCGGTGAAGTTCTTTGACCGTACCTACTTCTCTGAGGGGCTGCGGCAGGTCCTCGGCAACGTGGTGCGGAGGCTGGTCTACGGGGGCGAGGGTAACGCTGTTGTGCTCCTGCACACCGGGTTTGGCGGGGGTAAGTCGCACACGCTTCTCTCGATATACCACGTTGCCCGGGGGCTCGGGGAGGCGGCTAGGAGCCGCCGGCTCCGGGAGTTCCTGCACGAGGTGGGCGTCGAGCCGGGGGAGGCGGGCTTCCGCTCGGCGGTAGCGGTGTTCGACGGGGCTGCTGTGGACCCGGTGCGGCTACGCGATGTCTATGGGGCGCCTAACGCCTGGGTGTTTATCCTCGAGGAGCTTGTCCGCTCGGCAGGCGCCAGCGAGCTGGCTAGACGTGTGGCTCGTTACCGGAGGGCTGCGCCGGGCAGCGAGGAGATTGGCGAGATTCTTGCCCGGCTCGAGGGGGCCGGGGTCAGGCCGGTTATACTCATCGACGAAATAGCGATGTATCTCCGGAACCTGGAGGTGCGTGGCGACGAGGAGGCTCGGCGCGAGGCCGAGGGCCTTAGGATATTCCTCCACAACCTCGCCGTGGCAGTGTCGAACTCCAGGTACGCTGTGCTGGCTATCGCTACACCGCAGCAGTACGAGGGGGAGTCCCAGCAGGTGATAGCCACTCTCTCGGACGTGAAGAGGGTAGCCATGCCGACCTCCATTGTGGGCCGGGGCGATGCTGCTGCTGTGCTCCGGGCTGCTCTCCTAGAGGAGGTGGACGAGGCCGCTGCCGCCGCTGTGGCTGAGAAGTATGCGAGGCTCTACGAGGGGGAGCGGGACCGGTTCCCCGTGGACGCCTCTATGCCGGAGTACCGGCGGCGGATGGCCTCGAGCTACCCGTTCCACCCGTTCCTGGTGGACGTGCTCTATGGGGAGCTTGCGGAGGTCCCTGGGTTCCAGGGTACGCGCGACATACTGCGTATCGTGGCGTGGGCGCTGTACTGGAGGAGCCGGGGCGGCGACACCTACGATATGCTTGTCCTAGGCGACCTGGACGCCACCAGGAGGGAGATACTAGACGAGCTCCTCACCAGGAACGAGCTCCTGAAGAAGCTCCGCAATGCCGTGTCCTACGACGTGGAGGTCATAGAGGAGATTGACGAGAAGCTGGCCCGCGAGGGACTGCCACGCGTCGCCTCGCTCACCTACTCGGCCGTACTAGTAAGGAGCGCTGCTGGCAAGCCCTCCCGGCCCGAGGAGGTAGCGCTGGGCGCCGTCACACCGGTCCGCGGCGTCACTGTGCAGCTCGTCCAGCACATGCTGGAGAGCGAGCTCCTAAGGAAGACCGCGCACCTCCACCGCATCGACCGGGGCGGCGAGACACTGTACATGGTCAAGTCCCGCGCCAACATCTACATGCTGGTCCACCGTATAGCGGGCGAGATACTGGCTAGGAGCAGGGACCGTGTGCTAGAGAGGCTCCGCAGGGAGATAGGGAAGATAGCGAAGCCCACGGCTGAGTGCAGGATAGTTGTCTGGCCCCGGCACCCCGGCCAGGTGGAGGACACGCCGAGGATTAAGCTGGTGCTCCTGGACCCAGAGGAGCCAGCCGTAGCCGCGGGCGGGGGCAGGCTCCTCGGCCTCCTAGAGAGGTTCACCATGTACAGCCAGGCAGGCGCCGGAGCCGCCTACCGGAAGCACCGGAACACCGTGCTCTACCTGGTCCCGGATATGAGGCTCTACCAGCAGCTACTCCAGAGCATAGCCAGGCTCATGGCTGTCGAGAGACTGATGCAGCCAGAGCAGAAGCAGTACTACGGCCTAGAGAAGGCCGACGAGGACGAGCTGAACAGGATGAGGAACGAGCTGCTGGACGAGATCGCCTCTGACACTGCTGCACTCTACGCGACGCTCTACTACCCGCTCGAAGCCCGGCCCGACGGCAGCGTGGTCTTCGACAAAGCCGAGCTAGACCCCTCCAAGATCCGGGGCAGCGGCCTCTGGCAGACAGTGCGGGAGAAGCTACGCGAGATAGGCAAACTAGCCACGGACGTGCCCGAGGAGTACGTGCTAACCGAGATACTAGCCAAGAGGTATAACGCGCTACGCCGCCCACTAGGCGTCGACGAGATAGCCTCAGCGTTCACCGAGGACCCCAGCAGCGTACTACTCATAGACCCGGAGAAGGTTGTACGGGAGAAGCTAGCCAGCCTCGTAGAGCGCGGCAGACTGGTAGCCCTCACCCCCAGCGGCCCCGTCTGCATGAAGAGGCCCGCGCTAGCCAGCAAGGACGTACGCTTCGCGCCCTGCAGCTCCCCAGAGGCCCGCCAGAGCTGCGTAGTGGAGACCGGGGATGAGGGCCTCGAGTGCCGCCCCAAGCCCCCGCAGGACTGCAGAAGCCCCGTATGGGACACCGAGACCAGAACCTGGAAGTGCACCGAGCAAGCCGAGCCAGGAGAGGAGACAGGAGAAACAGAGGAGACCGGCCGAGAGATAGGCAGAGCCGTAGCCGAGCCCCCGAGGCAGCCGGCGAGGCCGTGGACGCTGAGCTATCGGGGCATCAACCCGTACCAGCTCCGCGAGGAGCTGCTGAAGACAGACCGGCTAGAGGAGCCCGTGGAGGCCATTAGCCTCCGGCTAGTACTGAGCGGCGGGGTGGACCAGCAGCTCGTCTCCGGGCTAAAGATATTACTACAGGCCGTGAAGGACATGGCGTCCCGGGGGAGCGGCTACTCCCTAAACGCCCGGGCCGTGGTGAGGTCAGAGAGCAGGGTATCAAGCGTGACCATAGACGCTGAGACTGCTAGCATAGAGCAGCTCTACAGGATCCTAGACGTAGCTAGGAGCCTGGGAGGCATAGCCGAGGTGCGGCTCGACATAGACCTAAGGAGGCGGGAGGGCAAGCCCCTACTACTCCGCGACGTAGCTGACGCGCTGAACCGCAGGATGCTGGCCAAGTACCCCGGCCTACAGCTAGAGGACGTGTACATAGAGCTCTCACGGGGCTAG
- a CDS encoding AAA family ATPase: MDEWKSINKLTREYRCRRLIPRPCKKFDHAKKVTKASLSAIMQSKKTKTKSSSQPPQLLSSAVRASQNNWQDHKEKTVLDLQHTQLSFRTQEEKNQSKSKNEDVSRQLGEAARLINPRLCIEEVKEIKEKVNIFEKNLESIRSDFQIYVRSIMESELKDIIGKIVKEELNNLFNNIMLDWPLINRTITYSSNENAEIDKSNEVVNNLNYIINLLLKLAKINDDEIDEFIVNTVEDICRNINIGELREECKTIYTHILREMLKHVLVSRRVFIVGPPRAGKTYLSVEILPRLLERIVNNIDKNAVKVVVEYCPISIDTGRAELVGTVVSDNNGRLVYLPGCIARALNYAAQGILPVLVLDEVNRTEIDKVGGELLSMLSFERRIVVTPRLKILAEDNVAVFNDYVYLKHLISTLAKEGGYTIEQPFIIVSSANDVETSLLFPFSIAFQLRFPIIRVNGISLGTLLNIMRFKEGHNKCICRKLASIGINCDIFEVGIWAVRDIMNIYRASFIDDNDKCNLLSELLGFTQHSLRDGIKTICSSCIRMPQ, translated from the coding sequence TTGGATGAATGGAAGTCTATAAATAAACTCACGAGAGAATATAGGTGTAGAAGATTAATACCTAGACCATGTAAGAAATTTGATCATGCTAAGAAAGTAACAAAAGCGTCTTTAAGCGCTATTATGCAGTCAAAAAAGACTAAGACTAAAAGTTCCTCACAACCCCCTCAGCTATTATCTTCGGCTGTTCGAGCAAGTCAAAATAACTGGCAAGATCATAAAGAAAAAACGGTTTTGGATTTACAGCATACTCAGTTGTCTTTCCGTACGCAAGAGGAAAAGAATCAAAGTAAAAGTAAAAATGAAGACGTCTCGCGACAGCTTGGTGAGGCCGCTCGTTTAATTAATCCTAGACTTTGTATTGAAGAAGTTAAAGAAATAAAGGAGAAAGTTAATATTTTTGAGAAAAACTTAGAAAGTATTAGAAGCGATTTTCAGATCTATGTTAGAAGTATTATGGAGAGCGAGCTTAAGGACATTATAGGGAAGATTGTCAAAGAAGAACTAAACAATTTATTTAATAATATAATGCTAGATTGGCCACTAATAAATAGAACCATAACGTATTCTAGTAATGAAAATGCTGAAATAGATAAGTCAAATGAAGTAGTTAATAATTTAAATTATATTATAAATCTGCTTTTGAAGCTCGCGAAGATTAATGATGACGAAATAGATGAATTTATAGTAAATACTGTTGAAGATATTTGTAGAAATATTAATATAGGTGAATTAAGAGAGGAATGCAAAACCATTTACACGCACATACTGCGGGAAATGTTGAAGCATGTCTTGGTTAGTCGTAGAGTATTCATCGTTGGACCACCACGGGCAGGAAAAACATACTTATCAGTTGAAATATTACCTAGACTACTTGAAAGAATTGTTAACAATATAGATAAGAATGCTGTAAAAGTAGTTGTCGAATATTGTCCCATAAGTATAGATACTGGTAGAGCAGAATTGGTGGGTACAGTTGTTAGCGATAACAATGGTAGACTTGTGTACTTGCCTGGCTGTATTGCGAGGGCACTGAACTACGCCGCGCAAGGCATATTGCCAGTACTTGTCCTTGACGAGGTGAATAGAACCGAAATAGATAAAGTTGGTGGCGAACTGTTAAGCATGCTATCTTTCGAGAGACGGATTGTTGTAACACCTCGCTTAAAGATACTTGCAGAAGATAATGTAGCTGTCTTTAATGACTATGTATACTTAAAACACCTAATTAGTACTTTGGCCAAAGAAGGAGGATATACAATAGAACAGCCATTTATAATTGTATCAAGCGCTAACGATGTCGAAACTAGCTTGCTATTTCCCTTTAGTATTGCATTTCAACTCCGCTTCCCTATTATAAGGGTAAACGGTATATCGCTTGGAACTCTTCTTAACATAATGAGATTTAAAGAGGGGCATAATAAGTGTATATGTAGAAAGCTCGCTAGTATAGGCATAAACTGCGATATTTTCGAAGTAGGTATTTGGGCTGTAAGAGATATAATGAATATATACAGGGCGAGCTTCATCGATGATAATGACAAATGTAATCTACTATCAGAGCTACTAGGCTTTACTCAACATAGCTTAAGGGACGGCATAAAGACAATCTGTAGCAGCTGTATTAGGATGCCGCAATAA